The following DNA comes from Equus caballus isolate H_3958 breed thoroughbred chromosome 15, TB-T2T, whole genome shotgun sequence.
TAACAGAACATTCTTCTatgctttcctttaaaaaagtgaCTTGATGTGTATCATTTTTAACACACCAAAGCTACCCTTGCCAACAAGCTGTAATAAACCAAGATTACGTGGAAGCGAGGGACTAAACTGTATTAATTCCTatctaaaaattcaaattaaggTTTCTAAGTGGAGAGCCTGTGGTTGCTCCCTGAGACACGGTCAGGTCTTATTTTCCACGTGAAAAAACGGCACAGGTGGTCTTCTGACGTCTATATCGGTGTGAGGCTAAATGCTGAGATTTTATGAATAATGAAGGGCTTCTATCAAAATGTTTGGTCAGTGCAAGGACAAGGGGCTTCGGTTTTCTGGTCTTAAGGATGTAATGGTTTGGCACAGAAAGGAGCGCGGGGACACAGCTGAGGGACGGGGCCAGAAGGGAGGGCCCTCACCTCAGAGTCAAGTGCCAGCACCTGATCTGGGCCAGCGCTCACGAGCCCCACATGCGCTTCTTGTCTGGGGAGTTCGTTAGGAAATAGAATTGGGCCTGTAAGAAAATCTTGTGTGTACCTTGTCTGTGAACAGCCTGATGATTGTTTAATAATCCTCTGGCCTGAGTTATTTCACAGCAATTGCTCCCTGCTACGCATATTGAAATTAcattcagagatttaaaaaaaaaatttgtgtgtgtAGCAATATTTTTCCACAAAACTAAGTGCAAAATATCTTTAACAAATAACGATGATAGTAAGAAATATTTGACAGTCATGCAAAAAATGCATCTCAGTTTACAAAGGCTTAGAACATTTCCAAAATATCCCCTAGGTTTCTACACTGTGAACCTTACaatcttactcatttttctttgcatttaaatGTGGCTGTTTGTGCAACAAACGGTAACATGCAAGTTCGATGATCTCCAGTCCACCAAATATCCTCTCTTGCAGCACGAAGATGACAATGGTGATTATAAAATACCACCGAACAAGACTGTACAAATATATGAGGAGGCACATTGCAGGGCTGAACAGGGTCCAATATAGTATTGAGAGAAACTTGACCACAAGGACCCTGAGCTCAGACTTGCAAGGTGGAATTACAGTCTGTCCAGTAAAGTAAAAATTCTTCTCCCCTTGGTAGAAGGAGCGcagcctctcttctttttcctcccaccGCTTGTGGCACCAGAGCTGGAGGTCCTCCTTGGATGTGGGGAGGGTGTCTATTGGATACCGGTGGACGTGGAAGTGTATCTCCTTGGGGAAGTTCCCACAGAGGAGGTGCCTCTCTGTCTGAGGAATGTTGTGAGGGTATGCCACCGTGATGTCATGGACAGCATCAAGGTTCTTACCTAGgttttggaaaagataaaaatacagaTTGAGTAATGATCAATTCGGGCAGCAATGCTGACTCACACTGCAAGGCAGAACCAAAACAGGAAACAATCAGGACAGAGTGAACCCTGATGAATAAATAGGGCTATAAATACTGGTGTGCCTGGGCACTGGGTCAATATTTACCAGTCGTTTTTAGTTTTTTATCTGCTTGCTAATTACCTTGAAGacctttagaaaaaaattatctttatttgtaGAAACAGTAATCTGCCATTCTAGAACTAAATGGACAAACACATTAAATTGGATTTGAGACAAGAATAAAAGAGCAAAGGACTAGCCCTTTTACACCAAAGGGATTCGCTGTGTTGACACCTCCTATTAATACACCCTCCTCTCCAAACAGAAACACAGACTTTCTCACCTTTAACCCAATACTACCGTGACAGCTACTGGAAAGAAAAACTCAGAATCAGATTTGATAAAGGTCAGAAACACACGACAACTTccatatgatttttttatttttaataataagtcAACTTGAAGTCCGA
Coding sequences within:
- the LCLAT1 gene encoding lysocardiolipin acyltransferase 1 isoform X2 gives rise to the protein MFGVKVVITGDAFVPGERSVIIMNHRTRMDWMFLWNCLMRYSYLRVEKICLKASLKSVPGFGWAMQAAAYIFIHRKWKDDKSHFENVIDYFCDIREPLQLLIFPEGTDLTENSKARSNDFAEKNGLKKYEYVLHPRTTGFTFVVDRLREGKNLDAVHDITVAYPHNIPQTERHLLCGNFPKEIHFHVHRYPIDTLPTSKEDLQLWCHKRWEEKEERLRSFYQGEKNFYFTGQTVIPPCKSELRVLVVKFLSILYWTLFSPAMCLLIYLYSLVRWYFIITIVIFVLQERIFGGLEIIELACYRLLHKQPHLNAKKNE